A section of the Petrimonas sulfuriphila genome encodes:
- a CDS encoding class I SAM-dependent methyltransferase, giving the protein MKEFWDNKYSTNEYVYGEEPNEYFKYAIDTFLPAGRLLLPAEGEGRNAVYAVKKGLEVVAFDQSKEGKKKALKLADKAGVKIDYRVGELPDLPLEGEIFTAAALIYAHFTPQLRLEYHRLIGKLIKPEGLIIVEGFSQQHIEYQKKYPNIGGPRNIGMLYTLEMIRSDFDDFEPIESSEGEVELSEGSSHIGTGNVIRFIGRKVK; this is encoded by the coding sequence ATGAAAGAATTCTGGGACAACAAATATTCCACAAATGAATATGTTTACGGAGAAGAACCGAATGAATACTTCAAGTACGCAATAGATACTTTTCTACCGGCCGGAAGATTACTTCTACCGGCCGAAGGAGAAGGTCGGAATGCCGTGTATGCTGTCAAGAAAGGCTTGGAGGTAGTCGCGTTCGACCAAAGCAAAGAAGGAAAGAAGAAAGCCCTAAAACTGGCTGACAAAGCCGGTGTAAAAATTGATTATCGAGTAGGTGAACTTCCCGATCTTCCGTTGGAGGGAGAAATTTTCACCGCTGCCGCTCTTATTTATGCTCATTTTACCCCACAACTGCGTTTGGAGTATCACCGGTTGATCGGTAAACTTATCAAGCCCGAGGGTCTTATTATTGTGGAGGGATTCAGCCAACAGCACATCGAATATCAGAAAAAATATCCCAATATCGGTGGGCCACGAAATATCGGGATGTTGTATACCCTGGAGATGATCCGGAGTGATTTTGACGATTTTGAGCCCATCGAATCAAGTGAAGGAGAGGTGGAACTTTCCGAAGGAAGCAGCCACATAGGTACCGGTAACGTAATCCGGTTCATAGGAAGGAAAGTCAAGTGA
- a CDS encoding type B 50S ribosomal protein L31, with product MKKEIHPSNYRPVVFKDMSNEEIFISRSTINAKETIEIDGVTYPLVKLEITSSSHPFYTGKQKLVDTAGRVDKFMSRYGDRKKK from the coding sequence ATGAAAAAAGAAATACATCCAAGCAATTATCGCCCGGTAGTTTTCAAAGATATGTCGAACGAAGAAATTTTTATTTCACGTTCTACTATAAACGCCAAGGAAACCATTGAGATTGACGGTGTTACTTATCCTTTGGTGAAACTTGAAATTACCAGTTCATCGCATCCGTTTTACACCGGAAAACAAAAATTGGTGGATACAGCCGGACGTGTCGACAAGTTTATGAGCCGTTACGGAGATCGTAAGAAAAAATAA
- a CDS encoding TlpA family protein disulfide reductase, with protein sequence MQTKTEKITVKSLDGNTLNLMDIYRGKPLLILFFNIHCLGCVGRAIPLAYDYLQEFKDLNVVAIHTTFGKEMISKDDILNLFTMKELPFPIYFDIEKTNYETFECEGTPHWILLDKEGNPTRSIFGSQDGSQTRLIYALEELTRESE encoded by the coding sequence ATGCAAACTAAAACAGAAAAAATCACCGTAAAGTCTCTGGACGGCAACACGCTGAATTTAATGGATATTTATCGGGGAAAACCTCTGCTAATCTTGTTTTTCAACATCCATTGCCTGGGATGTGTGGGCAGAGCAATCCCCTTGGCCTACGACTACCTGCAGGAATTCAAAGACCTGAACGTAGTGGCCATCCACACCACTTTTGGGAAAGAGATGATCTCCAAAGACGACATCCTCAACTTATTTACAATGAAGGAGCTACCATTCCCTATCTATTTTGACATTGAAAAAACAAATTACGAAACGTTTGAATGCGAGGGCACACCCCATTGGATTCTGTTGGATAAAGAAGGCAACCCGACCCGGTCAATTTTCGGATCGCAGGATGGCTCCCAAACCCGCTTGATTTACGCACTCGAAGAATTAACACGAGAATCGGAATGA
- a CDS encoding SagB/ThcOx family dehydrogenase, with protein MNKLVIFLLFSWLTLPLDAQDIQLSAPDKKGGKPLMQALSERKSAREFQEKELPDEVLSNLLWAANGFNREDKRTAPTANNRQELELYLVMKSGIYFYNAREHRLALVKKGDYRKSAGTQTYVANAPVNILFVSDSGKASGKNYAYTDCGFVSQNIYLFCASEGLATVVRGSYDKKVLEELLQLPANQEVLLTQTVGYPK; from the coding sequence ATGAACAAATTGGTTATTTTTCTTTTATTTTCATGGCTGACACTACCCTTGGATGCTCAGGACATTCAACTCTCCGCTCCGGATAAAAAAGGCGGAAAACCTCTAATGCAGGCGTTGAGTGAACGCAAATCCGCCCGTGAGTTTCAGGAAAAAGAACTGCCGGACGAGGTTCTATCCAATTTACTTTGGGCGGCCAACGGATTTAACCGCGAAGATAAGCGTACTGCCCCAACAGCCAACAACAGGCAGGAACTCGAACTTTACCTGGTGATGAAAAGCGGTATTTATTTTTACAATGCCCGGGAACATAGACTGGCGTTGGTAAAAAAAGGCGATTATAGGAAAAGTGCTGGTACACAAACCTATGTTGCCAACGCACCGGTGAATATCCTTTTTGTTTCCGATTCCGGAAAAGCATCGGGCAAAAACTATGCATACACCGATTGCGGCTTTGTTTCGCAAAATATTTATTTGTTCTGCGCCTCCGAAGGATTGGCAACGGTTGTACGCGGTTCGTACGACAAAAAGGTACTTGAAGAGCTCCTGCAATTACCGGCAAATCAGGAAGTGCTGCTCACACAAACGGTTGGCTATCCCAAATAG
- the sprA gene encoding cell surface protein SprA, which yields MKRTALYNLFLIVLLAVSRIQPVVAQQDTTKSRFPVQKTTVETVEDLTKKLPADLQTPSNIRTEVFYDYKTNRYVFQNKVGDKVTGIPFTMTPAEYMEYTLKESNDKYFKDRNAIRKEDKPAGKEPLPFFNLRRSNTLLEDVFGPGGIQLTTQGSIELSSGLIRNVIDNPTLPERSRKRTRFDLDPQIQLNVNAKVGNKINFGLNYDTDAAFNFDARRVKLAYQGDEDEIIKNMEAGNVSMTTENSLINGGTALFGIKSDLQFGKLRVSTVLSQQESESRTISSRGAVQTTPFEINADQYDENRHFFLSHYFRDNYDKALAKLPYVQSAVSITRLEVWVTNKRSSYDQARDILALADLGEHSSIHNPLWSTTGTETVPHNDANTMHRELISTYVAARDISQTAAVLPSTVIMGRDYEKIESARLLTPSEYTFQPQLGYVSLRTPLQADEVLAVAYEYIYNGKAYQVGEFSSNQNVGALFLKLLKPVSLSPQAYTWDLMMKNIYSLGYNAYNIQKDRFKLSITYQSDTTGVYLNYIPEGDIRDHLLLSVMNLDNLNSTNDPHPDGIFDFLDGYTVMADNGRIIFPVVEPFGSHLRKMIADDAVAEKYVFQQLYDSTLTVARQFAEKNKFRISGEYRGSSGAELNLNATNITRGSVRVTANGVALIEGTDYTVDYISGTVTIINQAILDAGTPVTVTLENQSVFNMQRKTMMGVDLAYNFSKDLRVGATVMHYYEKPLTVKTVFGEESVKNTLWGLNTSFRKQSYALTRLLDILPFVDASAPSQLTANLEFAHMIPGHYRNKYTGGYSYLDDFETSTSRIDLRSPYGWSLASTPFNDTSTGLFPEAALTNNIDYGKNRAHMAWFYIDGLFTHRNSSLTPAHIKNDKEQLSNHLVREIYEREIFPDKEAVYGDPPTLPVMNISFYPDERGPYNLDTSIDPEGKLLNPEKRWGGITRKMDIRDFEAANIEYIEFWLMDPFVNDKTGADRGGDLYFNLGEISEDVLKDGKKFFENGLPVNGDASTSGTSIWGKYPLRQSTVYAFDNSQGDESRRVQDVGLNGLSTEEEKAFPTYAAYLDEIIPKLSEEVLPRMRADRHSLLNDPSGDNFRHYRGQEQDRAQLSILDRYKYYNGTEGNSLAPDETQPYSTASRTTPDVEDIDNDNTLNENESYYQYKVQLRPGNMTVGSNYIVDKREANVSLRNGKTGKVNWYQFKIPLRDYQSRVGNMRGFNNIRFMRMFLTGFGQPVFLRFATLELVRSEWRTYTQSLQSGGTVSGPGKLEVSTVSIEENGDRTPVNYVLPPGVTRILDPSQPQLRQQNEQAIALKVKDLDPGDSRAIYKNTEYDLRRYKRLQMFIHAEETADGSSDLQDDEMSIFLRIGSDYRNNYYEYEIPLKLTPAGRYSSNIPDHQETVWKPGNKFDFPLELLTSLKLKRNAEKRRGSGVTYLTPYSEADPQKPENRLTVVGNPSLAEVKVIMIGVRNNSVSAKSSEVWANELRLSEFDEKGGWAVQGNVNLALSDIGSLTVSGRKETVGFGTLDQSLLERRNDDYSSINVAMNMELGRFLPEPLKISAPLYYSYSNQTTAPQYDPLNRDILLSESLKNTRNKQERDSVIRLAVTQTLNKSLILNNIKMNIKSKNPMPYDPTNFSFGYSYSENHFQSPDTEYNNSIHQRLQANYGYTPLVKPFEPFKNFSFNYLPNNIQISSQLMRNYQETQLRDLNAHMSGFSQSQRQYLTFSQFFTWDRDFSITWDLTRNLKTSFRSGTIAEIEEPYLQVNKKLNRDDYELWKDSVIQSIQNLGKPLNYEQTADISYTLPFAQIPVLDWMSVSTAYNSRYRWERGAFIRDENIGNILQNDLSLTVNGRLNLVQLYNKIGFLRKTGQRFDADVAQYLARSLMMVRSVNVNFGYRSRTDIPGFDPMVGDFFGQSHTPAGLIPGLGFAFGFDGGERFLEKSDANNWLVKNADNISPALYQQTHNVRMEATLEPLRGLKIDLNALYENSRRTEIQYMFDGMPKIYGGSFAISTLALASAFENSKARNDYASPSFDRFLANREVVAGRVRSRYQNSTYPNRGFIAETAFQNQPFSPENGDVNLHSADVLIPSFLAAYTGRDAQKIGLTAFPDLLSLLPNWDISYNVLQMLPALRANFKSLLLTHKYVSQYRVGAFSSFLSWVPLDDTSDLGYVRDVLTGSPVPSSPYDISAVNLIETFSPLIEARGVLDNNMTFNFRINHTRSLNLNIASYQVVETNDNDMVFGLGYRLPDFNRIIGFGSNSVKAGRRQTRVNRAQATQTENADNLPEFNNDLNIRVDVSHKITQALIRKIEDRFTQATSGLKTTAIRFSADYALSRSLTLRAFFDKTIHVPLVSSAAYPTANTSAGMSLRLNLNR from the coding sequence TTGAAAAGAACAGCATTATATAACCTCTTTCTCATTGTTCTGCTTGCTGTGAGCAGAATACAACCTGTTGTTGCTCAGCAAGACACCACCAAATCAAGGTTTCCGGTGCAGAAAACGACCGTTGAAACGGTGGAAGACCTAACTAAAAAATTACCTGCAGATCTCCAAACACCCTCGAACATAAGAACGGAAGTGTTTTATGATTACAAAACCAACCGGTATGTTTTCCAAAACAAAGTCGGCGATAAGGTAACAGGAATTCCATTTACCATGACGCCTGCGGAGTACATGGAATATACGTTGAAAGAATCGAACGACAAGTATTTCAAAGATAGAAATGCCATCAGGAAAGAGGACAAACCTGCAGGCAAGGAGCCGTTACCGTTTTTCAACCTACGTCGGAGCAACACGCTGCTGGAAGACGTTTTCGGGCCTGGCGGAATCCAGTTGACCACTCAGGGATCGATAGAACTCAGCAGCGGGTTAATAAGAAACGTAATCGACAACCCCACCCTCCCCGAGCGCTCCCGAAAGCGAACCCGGTTCGATCTCGATCCACAAATTCAGCTTAACGTCAATGCCAAAGTCGGCAACAAGATTAATTTCGGACTGAATTACGATACCGATGCTGCGTTCAATTTCGATGCCAGACGTGTAAAACTCGCTTATCAGGGTGATGAAGACGAAATCATCAAAAACATGGAAGCCGGAAACGTGAGTATGACCACCGAAAACTCGCTTATCAACGGCGGAACGGCTCTTTTCGGTATCAAATCAGACCTACAGTTCGGCAAATTGCGCGTAAGCACTGTTTTGTCGCAACAGGAGTCGGAATCCCGGACCATCAGTTCTCGCGGTGCCGTTCAAACCACACCTTTCGAAATTAATGCCGATCAGTACGACGAAAACCGTCATTTCTTTTTAAGTCATTACTTCAGGGACAATTACGACAAAGCACTGGCAAAATTGCCTTACGTCCAATCGGCGGTCTCGATAACCCGGTTAGAAGTATGGGTGACCAACAAACGAAGCAGCTATGACCAGGCACGGGACATACTGGCTTTAGCTGATCTGGGGGAGCACAGCTCCATCCATAATCCCCTGTGGTCGACTACCGGTACAGAAACTGTGCCGCATAACGATGCCAATACGATGCACCGGGAACTGATCTCCACTTACGTTGCCGCACGCGATATCAGCCAAACCGCGGCAGTCCTTCCTTCAACCGTGATTATGGGCCGCGATTACGAGAAAATTGAAAGCGCACGGCTGCTCACTCCTTCCGAATATACTTTCCAGCCGCAATTGGGTTATGTTTCGTTGCGTACACCGTTGCAGGCCGATGAAGTACTAGCTGTTGCCTACGAATACATCTACAACGGAAAAGCTTATCAGGTGGGGGAATTTTCATCCAACCAAAACGTTGGTGCCCTTTTTCTGAAGCTCTTGAAGCCTGTCTCCCTTTCTCCGCAAGCCTATACCTGGGATTTGATGATGAAAAATATCTATTCACTGGGATACAATGCGTACAACATACAGAAAGACCGGTTTAAGCTCAGTATCACTTACCAGAGCGACACCACCGGCGTTTACCTGAATTATATTCCCGAAGGCGATATCCGCGATCACCTATTGCTGAGCGTGATGAATCTGGACAACCTGAATTCAACTAACGACCCTCATCCTGACGGTATTTTTGACTTTCTGGACGGTTACACCGTTATGGCCGATAACGGACGGATCATCTTTCCTGTAGTGGAACCTTTCGGTTCACACTTGCGAAAAATGATCGCTGACGATGCCGTTGCTGAAAAATACGTTTTTCAACAACTTTATGACTCCACACTGACCGTTGCCCGGCAGTTTGCAGAGAAAAATAAATTCAGGATTTCGGGCGAATACCGGGGCAGTTCGGGCGCGGAACTCAACCTGAATGCCACGAACATTACGCGCGGATCCGTGCGGGTCACAGCTAACGGCGTAGCGTTAATCGAGGGCACCGACTATACGGTGGATTATATTTCCGGGACGGTGACTATCATCAACCAGGCGATCCTGGATGCGGGAACACCTGTGACCGTGACACTCGAAAATCAATCGGTGTTCAACATGCAGCGTAAAACAATGATGGGAGTTGACCTGGCGTACAACTTCTCGAAAGATTTAAGGGTTGGAGCTACTGTTATGCACTATTACGAAAAACCCCTTACCGTGAAAACCGTTTTTGGCGAAGAATCTGTAAAAAACACCCTTTGGGGCCTGAATACCTCGTTTAGGAAACAATCGTATGCGCTAACCCGCCTGCTCGATATACTGCCCTTCGTGGACGCCTCCGCCCCATCCCAACTGACAGCCAACCTGGAATTTGCCCACATGATTCCCGGACATTACCGCAACAAGTACACAGGCGGATATTCTTACCTGGACGATTTTGAAACATCTACCTCAAGAATCGACTTACGGTCACCCTACGGTTGGTCGCTGGCATCAACACCATTCAACGATACCTCCACCGGGCTGTTTCCCGAAGCGGCATTAACCAACAATATCGATTACGGAAAAAACCGGGCGCACATGGCGTGGTTCTATATTGACGGGCTGTTTACACACCGGAACTCCTCACTCACCCCCGCACACATAAAAAACGACAAGGAGCAGCTATCCAATCACCTGGTACGCGAAATCTACGAACGTGAGATTTTTCCCGACAAGGAAGCCGTTTACGGCGATCCCCCTACACTTCCGGTGATGAACATCTCTTTTTACCCCGACGAACGCGGCCCATACAACCTCGACACCAGCATCGATCCCGAAGGAAAATTACTTAACCCGGAAAAGCGGTGGGGAGGAATCACACGAAAAATGGACATTCGCGATTTTGAAGCGGCTAACATCGAATATATCGAATTCTGGCTGATGGACCCGTTTGTGAACGATAAAACGGGAGCTGACCGTGGCGGCGATTTGTATTTTAACCTGGGTGAAATTTCGGAAGACGTGCTGAAAGATGGAAAAAAGTTTTTTGAAAACGGATTACCTGTTAACGGTGATGCGAGTACCTCCGGTACCAGTATTTGGGGAAAATACCCCTTGCGCCAGTCCACCGTCTATGCTTTCGATAATTCGCAGGGAGATGAATCGCGCCGTGTACAGGACGTGGGCCTGAACGGATTGAGTACGGAAGAAGAAAAAGCGTTTCCTACCTACGCCGCCTATTTGGATGAAATTATTCCTAAACTTTCTGAAGAGGTATTGCCAAGAATGCGGGCAGACAGACATTCATTGCTCAACGACCCTTCAGGAGACAATTTCAGGCATTACAGGGGACAAGAACAGGACCGGGCGCAACTGAGTATTCTGGACCGTTATAAATACTACAACGGGACCGAAGGAAATTCTCTCGCGCCCGATGAAACACAGCCCTACTCCACCGCATCGCGCACAACACCCGATGTGGAAGATATTGACAACGACAATACGCTGAATGAGAACGAGTCGTATTACCAGTATAAAGTGCAGCTTCGTCCCGGAAACATGACAGTGGGTAGCAACTATATCGTTGATAAACGAGAAGCAAACGTTTCGTTGCGCAACGGAAAAACGGGAAAAGTGAACTGGTATCAATTTAAGATTCCCCTACGTGATTACCAGTCCCGGGTAGGTAATATGAGGGGATTCAACAACATCCGGTTTATGAGAATGTTTCTTACCGGTTTCGGACAACCTGTATTTCTTCGGTTTGCCACGCTGGAACTCGTGCGCAGTGAATGGCGGACATACACTCAAAGCCTTCAATCAGGCGGAACCGTATCGGGACCGGGTAAGCTGGAAGTCTCAACCGTAAGCATCGAAGAGAACGGAGACCGTACTCCCGTGAATTACGTTTTACCTCCGGGTGTGACACGTATCCTCGATCCTAGCCAGCCGCAACTTCGTCAACAAAACGAGCAAGCCATCGCATTGAAAGTAAAGGATCTCGATCCGGGCGACTCACGCGCCATTTACAAAAACACCGAGTACGACCTGCGTCGCTACAAACGCCTCCAGATGTTCATACATGCCGAAGAAACGGCAGACGGCAGCAGCGATCTGCAAGACGACGAGATGAGTATTTTTTTACGTATCGGTTCTGATTACCGGAACAATTATTACGAGTACGAAATTCCACTTAAATTAACTCCTGCAGGACGCTACAGTTCGAACATCCCCGATCACCAGGAAACGGTATGGAAACCCGGGAACAAGTTCGATTTTCCGCTTGAACTGCTGACAAGCCTGAAACTGAAACGCAATGCGGAAAAACGTCGTGGAAGCGGTGTGACCTACCTTACTCCTTATTCCGAAGCAGATCCCCAAAAGCCGGAGAACAGGTTAACCGTTGTGGGAAATCCGTCACTTGCCGAAGTGAAAGTGATAATGATCGGCGTTAGAAATAACTCCGTCAGCGCCAAGTCTTCCGAAGTGTGGGCAAACGAACTCCGATTAAGCGAGTTCGACGAGAAAGGAGGTTGGGCGGTACAGGGGAACGTTAATCTCGCGTTATCGGATATCGGGTCGTTAACGGTTTCGGGAAGAAAGGAGACAGTGGGCTTCGGTACACTTGACCAAAGCTTGCTGGAAAGACGGAACGACGATTATTCATCAATAAATGTCGCCATGAATATGGAACTGGGACGATTCCTACCTGAGCCGTTAAAGATATCGGCTCCCCTCTACTATTCCTATTCCAATCAAACTACCGCACCACAATATGATCCGCTCAACCGGGATATTTTGCTTTCGGAATCGTTAAAAAACACGCGAAACAAACAAGAACGGGATTCGGTTATTCGCCTGGCTGTCACACAAACACTAAACAAAAGTTTGATTCTGAACAATATAAAAATGAATATAAAGAGTAAGAATCCGATGCCGTACGACCCAACGAATTTCAGTTTCGGATATTCCTACAGCGAGAACCATTTTCAAAGCCCCGATACCGAATACAACAACAGCATCCATCAGCGCTTGCAGGCGAATTACGGTTACACTCCGCTTGTGAAACCGTTTGAACCTTTTAAAAATTTCAGTTTCAACTACCTCCCCAACAATATCCAGATCAGTTCCCAACTGATGCGAAACTACCAGGAAACGCAGCTACGCGATCTGAACGCACACATGTCGGGATTTTCACAGTCGCAACGGCAGTATTTAACGTTCAGCCAATTCTTCACTTGGGACAGGGATTTTTCGATTACCTGGGACCTGACCCGAAACCTGAAGACCTCGTTCCGTTCGGGCACCATTGCTGAAATAGAAGAACCTTATCTGCAGGTAAACAAAAAACTTAACCGCGACGACTATGAGCTTTGGAAAGATTCTGTCATTCAGAGTATTCAGAACCTGGGAAAGCCACTCAATTACGAACAAACGGCAGATATAAGCTACACACTTCCGTTTGCGCAAATTCCTGTTCTGGACTGGATGAGTGTAAGCACAGCATACAATTCGCGTTACCGGTGGGAACGAGGTGCGTTTATCCGCGATGAAAATATCGGAAACATTTTGCAAAACGACCTGTCGCTCACCGTAAACGGACGGCTGAACCTGGTACAGCTGTACAACAAAATAGGGTTTCTGCGAAAAACCGGACAACGCTTTGATGCAGACGTTGCCCAATACCTGGCACGCAGCCTGATGATGGTGCGCAGTGTGAACGTAAATTTCGGGTACAGGTCCAGGACAGATATTCCGGGTTTTGATCCTATGGTCGGTGATTTTTTCGGACAAAGCCACACGCCTGCGGGACTGATCCCCGGGCTGGGCTTTGCTTTTGGATTTGATGGAGGTGAACGTTTTCTGGAAAAGTCTGATGCCAACAACTGGTTAGTTAAAAACGCAGACAATATCTCGCCGGCTCTATACCAACAAACACATAACGTGCGTATGGAGGCCACACTTGAACCGCTCCGCGGTCTGAAAATTGATTTAAATGCGCTGTATGAAAATAGCCGCCGTACGGAAATCCAATATATGTTCGACGGAATGCCCAAAATTTACGGCGGAAGTTTTGCGATAAGTACATTAGCCTTGGCTTCGGCTTTTGAGAACTCCAAGGCTAGAAATGATTACGCCTCGCCATCGTTCGACCGGTTCCTGGCAAACCGGGAAGTCGTCGCCGGCAGGGTACGCAGCCGGTACCAAAACTCCACCTACCCCAATCGGGGGTTTATTGCTGAAACGGCATTTCAAAACCAGCCCTTTAGTCCGGAAAACGGCGACGTGAACCTCCATTCGGCAGATGTGCTGATACCCTCTTTCCTGGCCGCCTATACGGGACGGGATGCTCAAAAAATCGGATTGACCGCTTTTCCTGACCTGCTATCGCTACTGCCCAACTGGGACATTTCGTACAACGTTTTACAAATGCTGCCTGCGCTCCGGGCAAACTTCAAATCGCTGCTGCTTACGCACAAATATGTGTCGCAGTATCGTGTAGGAGCGTTCTCCTCGTTCCTCAGCTGGGTACCCCTGGATGATACCTCCGATTTGGGATATGTCCGCGATGTGCTTACCGGTTCGCCTGTTCCGTCGTCACCATACGACATCTCTGCGGTAAACCTGATCGAAACTTTTAGTCCGCTTATCGAGGCACGGGGGGTACTCGATAACAACATGACCTTCAATTTCCGCATTAACCACACGCGTTCGCTCAACCTGAACATCGCATCTTACCAAGTCGTGGAAACGAACGACAACGATATGGTTTTCGGGTTAGGTTACCGACTACCCGATTTTAACCGCATTATCGGCTTTGGCTCTAACTCGGTAAAAGCCGGTCGCAGGCAAACACGTGTTAACCGCGCACAAGCAACGCAAACAGAGAACGCCGATAACCTGCCGGAATTCAACAACGACCTGAACATCCGGGTAGATGTGTCGCACAAAATCACACAGGCCCTTATCCGTAAGATCGAAGACCGGTTTACCCAAGCCACCAGCGGATTAAAAACCACCGCCATCCGCTTTTCTGCGGACTATGCGTTGAGCCGGTCACTCACGCTCCGTGCATTCTTCGATAAAACCATTCATGTGCCGTTGGTCTCCTCAGCAGCATACCCCACAGCCAACACAAGTGCAGGAATGAGCCTGCGGCTGAATTTGAACCGGTGA
- the ruvA gene encoding Holliday junction branch migration protein RuvA → MIDYIKGEIAELTPASITIECNGIGYMANISLNTYTALNGKQSAKLYIFESIREDAHVLFGFADKHEREIFLHLISVSGVGPSTGRMILSSLSSRELEAVIASENATVLQSVKGIGAKTAQRIIIDLKDKIKYTEEGSTVKIPAALFISGAALEAVSALVMLGFTKQASEKAVAKIAKESPSLSVEAIIKEALKRM, encoded by the coding sequence ATGATTGACTATATCAAAGGTGAAATCGCTGAGTTAACACCTGCTTCCATTACAATTGAATGCAATGGCATTGGCTATATGGCAAATATTTCCCTGAACACGTACACCGCACTCAACGGCAAACAATCGGCCAAGCTTTACATTTTTGAATCCATCCGCGAAGACGCACACGTGCTTTTTGGTTTTGCCGACAAACACGAACGCGAAATTTTTCTACACCTTATCAGCGTATCGGGTGTCGGCCCAAGCACAGGACGAATGATTTTGTCGTCACTCAGTTCCCGTGAACTGGAAGCGGTTATTGCTTCTGAAAACGCGACTGTACTCCAGTCTGTAAAGGGTATCGGTGCAAAAACCGCACAACGCATCATCATCGATCTGAAGGATAAGATCAAGTATACGGAAGAGGGTTCAACGGTGAAAATACCGGCTGCCTTGTTTATCTCGGGAGCGGCCCTGGAAGCTGTTTCTGCACTGGTGATGCTAGGATTTACCAAACAAGCTTCGGAAAAGGCAGTGGCAAAAATAGCGAAAGAATCACCGTCACTATCGGTAGAGGCCATTATTAAAGAGGCGTTGAAACGGATGTAA
- a CDS encoding CinA family nicotinamide mononucleotide deamidase-related protein encodes MKIEIITVGDEILIGQIIDTNSAWMAAELTRQGFETVAITTVGDQEEDMAKAIDTGFSRADVLLMTGGVGPTRDDITKKTLCNYFRTELIFNEKVFRQINRLFAHKNYPMNELTKNQAFVPKGCTVIQNRVGTAPLLWFEQRSHILVSMPGVPFEMKTAVTTEIIPRLKKRFLSVDYLKSSFLVSGITESSLAILLEDFEATLPGNFSLAYLPSYGLIRLRLSARGKENLPEMRFQEKKLREVLCDFLVADSDEPLEALLGEALRKEKLTLSTAESCTGGNIAHRITLVPGASEYYKGTVVSYDNRVKISLLEVSNQAIETYGAVSREVVEQMAQNVSEKMKTDCSIAVSGIAGPDGGTPEKPVGTVWICTRMHRETVTKKYQFGTSREENINRTTNMAILQMIKMLDKYKNKKDAN; translated from the coding sequence ATGAAAATAGAGATTATAACCGTTGGAGATGAAATCCTTATCGGGCAAATCATTGATACCAATTCCGCCTGGATGGCAGCAGAACTCACCCGGCAGGGATTTGAAACCGTGGCAATTACAACCGTCGGCGACCAGGAAGAAGATATGGCGAAAGCTATTGACACAGGCTTTTCCAGGGCGGATGTACTGTTGATGACGGGGGGAGTTGGACCCACCCGGGACGATATTACCAAGAAAACACTCTGCAACTACTTCCGTACCGAATTAATTTTCAACGAAAAGGTCTTTCGACAAATCAACCGTCTCTTTGCACACAAAAATTATCCGATGAATGAATTGACAAAGAACCAGGCTTTTGTTCCGAAAGGTTGTACTGTTATACAGAATAGAGTCGGAACAGCCCCCCTTCTTTGGTTTGAACAAAGAAGCCACATATTGGTTTCAATGCCAGGTGTTCCTTTCGAGATGAAAACAGCAGTAACCACTGAAATCATTCCCCGATTAAAAAAACGATTCCTATCGGTTGACTACCTGAAGTCTTCATTCCTCGTATCGGGAATCACGGAATCGTCATTGGCCATCCTGCTGGAAGACTTTGAAGCGACACTTCCAGGCAATTTCTCACTCGCCTATCTCCCCTCCTACGGATTGATCCGCTTACGACTGTCGGCCCGGGGCAAAGAGAACCTTCCGGAAATGAGGTTTCAAGAGAAAAAACTCAGGGAAGTGTTGTGCGATTTCCTTGTTGCTGATAGTGATGAACCGCTTGAAGCATTGCTGGGTGAAGCTTTGAGAAAAGAAAAGCTCACCCTCTCCACAGCCGAGAGTTGCACCGGAGGAAACATTGCCCACCGGATAACGCTTGTTCCGGGCGCGTCGGAGTATTACAAAGGTACGGTTGTATCGTACGACAACAGAGTTAAAATCTCCCTGCTGGAGGTTTCAAACCAAGCAATTGAAACGTACGGTGCCGTCAGCCGCGAAGTAGTGGAGCAAATGGCGCAGAATGTATCTGAAAAAATGAAGACCGACTGCTCCATAGCCGTATCAGGTATTGCCGGCCCTGATGGAGGCACACCCGAAAAACCAGTGGGAACGGTATGGATTTGCACCCGGATGCATCGCGAAACGGTAACGAAAAAATATCAATTCGGTACTTCCCGCGAAGAAAACATAAACAGAACAACCAACATGGCTATCCTACAGATGATAAAAATGCTTGACAAATATAAAAACAAAAAAGATGCAAACTAA